A genome region from Blautia coccoides includes the following:
- a CDS encoding phenylacetate--CoA ligase family protein — MIWAKEETLSREEIKEIQTTRLQETVERVYNTVEPYRKKMDEAGIKPENIRGLEDLHNLPFTTKQDMRDNYPFGLFAVPKKDLIRIHASSGTTGKPTVVGYTRKDLDVWSECVCRIACMGGAQPDEIAQICFGYGMFTGALGLHYGLERLGAAIVPSSTGNTEKQLMFMKDFGTTLLIATPSYALRIAEVAEQMGIHPQRDLEMRTALVGSELMTEAMRQEMYKAWGDHMNITQNYGMSELMGPGVSGECLELNGMHINEDHFIPEIIDPRTGEVLPPGEKGELVITCISKEALPLIRYRTKDITRLMYEPCKCGRTTVRMENLLGRTDDMLKIRGVNVFPSQIEEVLLNIEECGPHYEIVVDRKNHSDTLEIRVEVLSDYMMDSYAALQELEKKIKSKIRIVLGLDIKVSLVSPNSIQRFEGKAKRVIDLRKN; from the coding sequence ATGATTTGGGCAAAAGAAGAGACACTGTCCCGGGAGGAAATCAAAGAGATTCAGACCACGCGTCTCCAAGAGACGGTGGAGCGTGTCTACAATACAGTGGAGCCTTACCGGAAAAAGATGGATGAGGCAGGCATTAAGCCGGAAAATATAAGAGGCCTGGAAGACTTACATAACCTGCCGTTTACCACAAAGCAGGACATGAGGGATAATTATCCCTTTGGGCTGTTCGCAGTACCAAAGAAAGATTTGATCCGTATTCACGCGTCCAGCGGTACTACAGGTAAGCCGACGGTTGTTGGATATACTAGAAAAGATTTGGATGTTTGGTCAGAGTGTGTCTGCCGTATTGCATGTATGGGCGGGGCACAGCCTGACGAGATTGCGCAGATTTGTTTCGGATACGGTATGTTTACCGGAGCGCTGGGACTTCATTATGGTTTGGAAAGACTGGGGGCTGCCATTGTTCCTTCCTCTACTGGTAATACAGAGAAGCAGCTCATGTTTATGAAGGATTTCGGAACCACACTGCTGATCGCTACACCTTCCTATGCACTGCGTATTGCGGAGGTTGCGGAGCAGATGGGGATTCATCCACAGCGTGATCTGGAGATGAGGACCGCGCTGGTAGGAAGCGAGCTGATGACCGAAGCTATGCGGCAGGAGATGTACAAAGCCTGGGGCGATCATATGAATATCACGCAAAATTACGGTATGAGTGAACTGATGGGGCCGGGAGTCTCCGGGGAATGTCTGGAGCTGAACGGTATGCATATCAATGAGGACCATTTTATACCTGAGATCATTGATCCCAGAACAGGAGAAGTCCTTCCGCCGGGAGAGAAGGGGGAACTGGTCATCACCTGTATTTCAAAGGAGGCGCTGCCGCTTATACGTTACCGCACCAAAGACATCACGAGACTTATGTATGAACCCTGCAAGTGCGGAAGAACCACAGTGAGAATGGAAAACTTGCTGGGAAGAACAGATGATATGCTGAAGATCAGAGGAGTAAATGTATTCCCAAGCCAGATTGAGGAAGTGCTCCTTAATATTGAAGAGTGCGGACCCCATTATGAAATCGTGGTGGACAGAAAGAACCACAGTGATACTCTGGAAATACGAGTGGAAGTCCTTTCTGATTATATGATGGATTCCTATGCAGCTCTACAGGAACTGGAAAAGAAGATCAAGTCTAAGATCCGTATTGTTCTGGGACTTGATATAAAAGTTTCTCTGGTATCACCCAATTCTATCCAGCGTTTTGAGGGAAAAGCGAAACGTGTGATTGATTTAAGAAAGAATTAG
- a CDS encoding indolepyruvate oxidoreductase subunit beta, translating into MATRNIMIVGVGGQGTLLTSRILGGLAVEGGYDVKLSEVHGMAQRGGSVVTFVRYGEKVEEPIVEEGQADVLIAFERLEALRYRQFLKKDGVIIVNDQRIDPITVVTGVAEYPEGILDTLRQTHKVYAVDAMKVAKELGNTKVFNVIVLGVAAQHMDYSREEWLNVIEKTVPPKTVEINKKAFLTGYELK; encoded by the coding sequence ATGGCAACAAGAAATATTATGATAGTAGGTGTCGGCGGTCAGGGAACACTTCTCACCAGCCGTATTTTAGGAGGACTCGCCGTGGAAGGCGGGTACGATGTAAAACTCTCTGAGGTGCATGGAATGGCACAGAGAGGCGGAAGTGTAGTTACTTTTGTCCGTTACGGAGAAAAAGTAGAGGAGCCGATCGTGGAGGAAGGTCAGGCAGATGTGCTCATTGCATTTGAACGCCTGGAAGCGCTGCGTTACCGTCAGTTCCTTAAAAAAGACGGTGTGATCATTGTAAATGACCAGAGGATTGACCCTATCACAGTTGTGACAGGAGTAGCGGAGTACCCAGAAGGTATCCTGGATACTCTCCGCCAGACACACAAGGTTTATGCAGTGGATGCTATGAAGGTGGCAAAAGAACTGGGCAATACAAAAGTATTTAATGTTATTGTACTGGGAGTTGCTGCACAGCATATGGATTACTCCAGGGAAGAGTGGCTCAATGTAATTGAAAAGACCGTTCCGCCTAAGACTGTGGAGATAAATAAAAAAGCATTCCTGACAGGATATGAATTAAAATAG
- a CDS encoding ATP-binding protein codes for MTIEEIYSGESKNLEFKQEVPARSERYMKTVVAFANTAGGRLIFGIEDGTHQILGVPPETVFQDMDSITNAICDSCTPMIIPDITLQTVEDKTLIVVQIYPGGQRPYYITSLGKEAGTYVRIAGTSRPADSYLLRELEFEGMNRCFDQTYAAPRLVGDTQIEALCSSMREYALKMCSTENERAAVKTVTKSNLLSWGILTEKEGKILPTNAFVLLTDNDFLQAKIQCAVFKGTTRGEFLERRDYTGPIYKQIDDAYNFVLRNIRYGARYSGLYRVDDYELPIICIREIIANAVTHRSYLNPGCVQVAIYDDRLEVTSPGMLFGGLTLAQMREGYSRPRNRAVANAFTYMKIIEQWGSGVPKMLKACREFGVGEPEFLESGMDFRVNLYRESADLLNASFIMERLPVYGTKRQNEKREFMDRAAEHTTQTFKNTTQTVWIPTQTMQNPTQEERKTTQTAPLNMSVYDKQLLRAVENNPFISQRELARELHWNVDRVKYYMKKWKDKGGLRHVGSSHKGYWEVLVRIEEKA; via the coding sequence ATGACAATCGAAGAAATTTATTCCGGTGAATCAAAAAATTTGGAATTTAAACAGGAGGTTCCGGCCAGAAGTGAGCGGTATATGAAGACAGTTGTTGCCTTTGCCAACACGGCGGGCGGCAGGCTGATTTTTGGTATTGAGGACGGAACGCACCAAATTTTAGGGGTGCCGCCCGAAACTGTTTTTCAGGACATGGACAGTATTACCAACGCTATTTGTGATAGTTGTACGCCCATGATCATTCCTGATATTACCTTGCAGACAGTAGAAGATAAGACATTGATCGTGGTGCAGATCTATCCTGGCGGACAGCGGCCATATTATATTACATCATTGGGGAAAGAAGCCGGGACATATGTCAGGATTGCAGGAACTTCACGGCCGGCGGACAGCTATCTTCTGCGGGAGTTGGAGTTTGAGGGGATGAACCGGTGTTTTGATCAGACTTATGCAGCTCCCCGCCTGGTGGGAGATACGCAGATTGAGGCGCTGTGCAGTTCTATGAGAGAGTACGCGCTGAAGATGTGCAGTACGGAGAATGAAAGAGCAGCAGTGAAGACAGTGACTAAAAGTAATCTGCTGTCCTGGGGGATATTGACGGAAAAGGAAGGGAAAATATTACCTACCAATGCTTTTGTGCTGCTGACCGACAATGATTTTTTGCAGGCGAAGATACAATGTGCCGTGTTCAAAGGTACAACGAGGGGTGAGTTCCTGGAACGGCGTGATTACACAGGGCCTATTTATAAACAAATTGATGATGCTTATAATTTTGTCCTGCGCAATATACGTTATGGGGCAAGATATTCAGGGCTATACAGAGTGGATGACTATGAACTGCCGATCATCTGTATCCGTGAGATCATTGCTAATGCAGTGACACACAGGAGTTATCTGAATCCCGGATGCGTGCAGGTTGCCATATATGATGACCGTTTGGAGGTTACATCTCCGGGTATGCTGTTTGGCGGATTAACCCTTGCTCAGATGAGAGAGGGATATTCCCGACCGAGAAACAGAGCAGTTGCCAATGCATTTACGTATATGAAGATCATCGAACAGTGGGGCAGCGGCGTGCCCAAAATGTTGAAGGCATGCAGGGAGTTCGGAGTGGGCGAACCTGAATTTTTGGAATCGGGAATGGATTTCCGTGTAAATCTGTATCGGGAATCAGCAGATCTATTAAATGCTTCTTTTATAATGGAAAGACTTCCGGTATATGGAACAAAAAGACAGAACGAAAAAAGGGAATTTATGGATCGAGCGGCTGAACATACTACCCAAACTTTTAAAAACACTACCCAAACGGTATGGATTCCTACCCAAACAATGCAGAATCCCACCCAAGAGGAAAGAAAAACTACCCAAACTGCGCCACTGAATATGTCTGTCTATGATAAACAGCTATTGCGGGCAGTTGAGAACAATCCATTTATCTCTCAGAGAGAACTGGCTAGAGAACTGCACTGGAATGTAGACCGGGTGAAGTATTATATGAAGAAGTGGAAAGACAAGGGAGGTCTTCGCCATGTGGGCAGCAGTCACAAAGGATACTGGGAGGTGTTAGTACGAATAGAAGAAAAGGCATGA
- a CDS encoding phosphate-starvation-inducible PsiE family protein, producing MKKKLNELIYAISRYTEIALSAIMLMVIIVLIIPMIYNFISIPLLSIKASQFNEFLGNILTLIIGVEFVKMLAKHTAENLLEVLMFAIARQMIVEHLDMIDTLIGIISIAIIFAVRKYLLLKSTDDKEKIYDKL from the coding sequence ATGAAGAAAAAATTAAATGAATTGATTTACGCAATTTCCCGGTATACTGAGATTGCTCTGTCGGCAATCATGCTGATGGTTATCATTGTCCTGATCATACCTATGATCTATAACTTCATCAGTATCCCCCTGCTCAGTATAAAAGCCAGTCAGTTCAACGAATTTCTGGGCAATATCCTGACACTGATCATTGGTGTGGAGTTCGTAAAGATGCTGGCAAAACATACAGCGGAAAACCTGCTGGAGGTGCTCATGTTTGCCATTGCCAGACAGATGATCGTGGAACACCTTGATATGATCGATACCCTGATCGGAATTATATCCATAGCTATTATATTTGCTGTCCGTAAATATCTGCTGCTCAAATCAACAGATGACAAGGAAAAAATTTACGATAAGTTGTAA
- a CDS encoding APC family permease: MSDQNTNTLKRTFGMKEAVTITVGTVVGVGLFTTGANVVGGLGPAVILATFVAMLISIYPALLYAEMGSALPYAGGTYQYASLGIGKPMGMLAGWNFIISLVAVTSGEALAFSFYFKTFFSALGIDLPVSDRVVATVVVIVFIITNVRGVEMTGRLQNGFMFFFWGVAVIWFLTMIPNVNMPNFVKLPDFIAQSTPLGFIASVSMIWWCFAGFETCCAMGEEIKYPQINIPRALFLAPFIVFAVNAAFQWFLVGIVPTEQIATLSTASAPFAEAMKTAGILGFPLILLAAGIAFGGDFSTLNASIAVPPRYLFTMARDGAMPKVFAKVHPKYKTPYISIIVLGLLSAFLIASNSMIYIASVSLFADLFYYVIGIAASFGLRKKHPDLKRPFKAPGIMIGAPISVIIYLVMMTQLDKEALVTGVIWCVLGLIIYAFCWKRYQSDETKEVNRLIMEEEIPTPQERQKMDKEFKIWRTVVICAVVIAAAAYVIPFIVV, encoded by the coding sequence ATGAGTGATCAGAATACAAATACTTTGAAAAGAACCTTTGGGATGAAGGAAGCAGTCACGATCACAGTGGGGACCGTGGTCGGCGTGGGCCTGTTCACCACAGGCGCCAATGTGGTGGGCGGCCTGGGACCTGCGGTCATTCTGGCTACATTTGTGGCAATGCTTATCAGTATTTATCCGGCACTGCTGTATGCGGAGATGGGGTCTGCGCTTCCCTACGCCGGAGGTACATATCAGTATGCGTCCCTGGGTATAGGAAAACCTATGGGAATGCTTGCAGGGTGGAACTTTATTATTTCTCTGGTAGCCGTTACCAGCGGGGAGGCACTGGCCTTCAGCTTTTACTTCAAGACCTTCTTCTCTGCGCTGGGCATTGATCTACCTGTGAGTGACCGTGTGGTTGCCACCGTGGTGGTGATAGTGTTCATTATTACAAATGTCCGTGGTGTGGAGATGACCGGAAGGCTTCAGAACGGATTTATGTTCTTTTTTTGGGGCGTGGCAGTCATCTGGTTTTTGACCATGATCCCCAATGTGAATATGCCTAACTTCGTGAAGTTACCTGATTTTATTGCCCAGTCTACCCCGCTTGGTTTTATTGCATCAGTCAGTATGATATGGTGGTGTTTTGCGGGATTTGAGACCTGCTGCGCCATGGGTGAGGAAATCAAATATCCGCAGATCAACATTCCGCGTGCCCTGTTTCTCGCACCGTTTATTGTGTTTGCAGTCAATGCGGCATTCCAGTGGTTCCTGGTGGGAATCGTACCCACAGAGCAGATAGCCACATTATCCACAGCCAGCGCACCTTTTGCGGAGGCTATGAAAACAGCGGGTATTCTTGGATTTCCATTGATCCTTTTGGCAGCGGGAATTGCATTCGGCGGTGATTTCTCAACACTGAACGCCAGTATTGCCGTGCCGCCCAGATATCTGTTTACCATGGCACGTGACGGGGCTATGCCGAAGGTATTTGCTAAGGTTCATCCGAAATATAAGACACCTTATATTTCCATCATTGTCCTTGGCCTGCTTTCCGCTTTTTTGATCGCATCCAACTCCATGATCTACATAGCATCCGTGAGTCTATTCGCAGATCTGTTCTACTATGTGATCGGTATTGCAGCCTCTTTTGGGCTTCGTAAGAAACACCCTGATTTAAAACGGCCTTTTAAGGCTCCGGGAATCATGATCGGGGCGCCCATCAGCGTGATCATCTACCTTGTCATGATGACACAGCTTGACAAAGAAGCGCTGGTGACAGGTGTTATCTGGTGTGTATTGGGGCTGATCATATATGCTTTCTGCTGGAAACGTTATCAGAGTGATGAGACGAAGGAAGTCAACCGCCTGATCATGGAGGAAGAAATCCCCACACCTCAGGAGAGACAGAAGATGGATAAAGAATTTAAAATTTGGAGGACTGTGGTGATATGTGCTGTTGTCATTGCTGCGGCGGCGTATGTGATACCGTTTATTGTGGTGTAA
- the iorA gene encoding indolepyruvate ferredoxin oxidoreductase subunit alpha, whose product MGEKKIMLGNEAIARGAWEAGVKVSAAYPGTPSTEISENIVKYKEIYAEWAPNEKVATEVAIGASISGVRAMASMKHVGLNVAADPLYTAAYTGVTGGLVLVVADDPGMYSSQNEQDTRAVARAAQVPVLEPSDSQEAKDFVKAAYDLSEKYDTPVFVRTTTRLAHSQGIVELEDRVEREDIPYERKFQKYVMMPGNAIKRHPVVEERMKKLAEDANSLEINKAEYHDTSIGFITSGIPYNYVKEAMPNASVLKLGMVHPLPRKLIEEFASKVDKLYIFEELEPVFEEQIKSWGIACSGKDVFTLQGEYSANMIRKKVLGEEIEAAAPAQVPARPPILCPGCPHRSVYSVLKKLKIHAAGDIGCYTLGAVAPLSVVDTTICMGASISSLHGMEKARGKEYVKDWVAVIGDSTFMHTGVNSLMNMVYNQATGTVIILDNSTTGMTGHQDHAATGKTLKGQVVPAIDIYKLCKAIGIEHVNVVNAFDIKALEKTIKEEVARDAVSVIIAQAPCVLLKTNVFKTKCRPVSEKCKKCGLCLRPGCPALTKNEDGTISIDDTMCNGCGLCKQLCPADAIEEVEV is encoded by the coding sequence GTGGGCGAAAAGAAAATCATGCTTGGCAATGAAGCCATTGCGAGAGGTGCCTGGGAGGCAGGGGTAAAGGTTTCCGCAGCATATCCCGGAACACCCAGTACAGAAATCAGTGAGAACATAGTAAAATATAAAGAAATCTATGCAGAGTGGGCGCCAAATGAGAAAGTGGCAACAGAGGTGGCAATTGGTGCATCCATCAGCGGTGTACGGGCCATGGCATCCATGAAGCACGTAGGACTGAATGTGGCAGCAGATCCACTCTATACAGCAGCTTACACCGGTGTAACCGGAGGACTGGTTCTGGTAGTGGCAGATGATCCCGGAATGTACAGCTCCCAGAATGAGCAGGATACCAGGGCAGTGGCAAGGGCTGCGCAGGTTCCGGTATTGGAGCCGTCAGATTCCCAGGAGGCCAAAGACTTTGTAAAGGCTGCTTATGACCTCAGTGAAAAATATGATACCCCCGTATTTGTGAGAACCACCACACGTCTGGCACATTCCCAGGGAATTGTAGAGCTGGAAGACAGAGTGGAGAGAGAAGACATTCCTTATGAGCGTAAGTTCCAGAAATACGTTATGATGCCGGGCAATGCCATCAAGCGCCATCCGGTAGTGGAAGAGAGAATGAAAAAGCTGGCAGAGGATGCCAACAGCCTGGAGATCAACAAGGCAGAGTATCATGATACTTCTATTGGTTTTATTACCAGCGGTATTCCATACAATTATGTGAAGGAAGCTATGCCAAACGCAAGTGTACTGAAATTAGGCATGGTACATCCGCTGCCGAGAAAGCTCATAGAGGAGTTTGCGTCTAAGGTTGATAAGCTTTACATATTTGAGGAACTGGAACCTGTTTTTGAGGAGCAGATCAAATCCTGGGGCATTGCATGTTCAGGAAAAGATGTATTTACCCTGCAGGGAGAATACAGTGCCAACATGATCCGCAAAAAAGTATTAGGAGAGGAGATCGAGGCAGCAGCACCGGCACAGGTACCGGCCCGTCCGCCTATCCTCTGTCCTGGATGTCCTCACAGAAGCGTATATTCCGTACTGAAAAAATTGAAAATCCACGCGGCAGGCGATATTGGATGTTATACTCTGGGAGCCGTTGCTCCACTGAGTGTTGTGGACACCACGATCTGTATGGGGGCGTCTATCAGTTCCCTGCATGGAATGGAGAAGGCCAGAGGAAAAGAATATGTGAAAGACTGGGTGGCTGTTATCGGTGATTCCACTTTTATGCATACAGGTGTGAATTCCCTTATGAACATGGTTTATAACCAGGCGACAGGGACAGTCATTATCCTGGATAACTCCACAACAGGTATGACCGGTCATCAGGACCATGCCGCAACCGGCAAGACCCTGAAAGGCCAGGTGGTTCCTGCCATAGATATCTACAAACTCTGTAAGGCTATTGGTATTGAACATGTCAATGTGGTAAACGCGTTTGACATTAAGGCTCTGGAAAAGACCATCAAAGAGGAAGTGGCAAGAGACGCTGTCTCTGTGATCATTGCCCAGGCACCTTGTGTACTTTTAAAGACTAATGTATTTAAGACAAAGTGCAGACCGGTTTCAGAGAAATGTAAAAAATGCGGGCTTTGTTTAAGACCGGGATGTCCGGCTCTTACCAAGAATGAAGATGGAACGATTTCCATTGATGATACCATGTGCAATGGCTGCGGACTCTGCAAACAACTCTGTCCCGCTGATGCAATAGAGGAGGTAGAAGTGTAA